The genomic region CCTCGTCCGTGAGGGCGAGATCGAGCGCACGACCAGCGCGGAGATCGACGGACTTCCCATCGGGGTCCCGATGGTCGACGTCAACACGGTGGGCGCGGGCGGCGGGTCGATCGCGTGGGTCGACTCGGGCGGGGCGCTCCGGGTCGGTCCCCGTTCCGCAGGCGCACAGCCGGGTCCGGCCTGCTACGGCAAGGGCGGCCAGCGCGCGACCGTGACCGACGCGAACGTCGTTCTCGGGTATATCGGCCCGGGGACGGCACTGGGCGGCGAACTCACCCTCGACGTCGAGGCTGCTCACGAAGCCCTCGAGAGCCTCGCCGACGAGGCCGGCCTGGCGGACGCCCTCGAAGCCGCTCGCGGGGTCTACCGGGTCGCGAACGCGAACATGGCTCGCGCGGTGCGGTCGGTGACGGTCGAGCGGGGCTACGACCCCCGCGGGTTCGGGCTGGTCGCCTTCGGCGGGGCCGGCCCGATGCACGCCGTTTCGCTCGCCGACTCGCTCGACATCGAACGGGTGGTCGTCCCCCGACCCGCGGGCGTGCTTTCCGCCTTCGGCCTGCTCGCGGCCGACGAGAAACACGACGCCGTCCGCACCCACCGAACCCCGCTGGCGGACGCCGATCCCGCCGAGGTCGAGGCGGTGTATTCGGATCTCGAACGGCGGGTCCGCGAGGAGACCGCCACCGGCGATCCAGTGATCGAGCGGGCGGCCGACTGCCGGTACGTCGGCCAGAGCTTCGAACTCACGGTGGAGGTCGAGGGGTTCGACGCCGACGCGCTCGAGGAGCGCTTTCACGCGGCCCACGATCAGGCCTACGGCTATCGGATGGACGAGGCGGTCGAACTCGTCAACCTCCGGGCGACGGCGACGGTCCCGCGGGAGGCTCCGCGGGTCGTCTACGGGGGCGGGGGCGACTCCGTCCTCGGCGATCGCGAGGCGTACTTCCCCGATACCGGCCGGCGCGAGGCGACGATCTACGACCGCGACCGGATCGCGCCCGGCGAGCGGGTCGCGGGACCCGCGGTGCTCGAACAGGC from Halalkalicoccus sp. NIPERK01 harbors:
- a CDS encoding hydantoinase/oxoprolinase family protein; this encodes MTGTHIGIDVGGTFTDVALYDDGDLTTAKVPSTADQSVGVMEGIEKACEEAGVSPPEIDAFSHAMTVSVNALLERKGAKTALVTTEGFRDVLEIGRQARPDLYDLDAEKPAPLVPRKRRFEIDERTTPEGIEQEVDEDEVRELVRGIDTSVESVAVCLLHAYAHDGNERRVAEVLREELDVPVSTSSGVLAEFREFERCSTTAVDAYVTPAIDSYVGRLAERAAEAGVPTPRIMQSNGGTAEAETVREHAVTTTLSGPAAGVVGAGATVSRKGGLVTFDMGGTSSDVSLVREGEIERTTSAEIDGLPIGVPMVDVNTVGAGGGSIAWVDSGGALRVGPRSAGAQPGPACYGKGGQRATVTDANVVLGYIGPGTALGGELTLDVEAAHEALESLADEAGLADALEAARGVYRVANANMARAVRSVTVERGYDPRGFGLVAFGGAGPMHAVSLADSLDIERVVVPRPAGVLSAFGLLAADEKHDAVRTHRTPLADADPAEVEAVYSDLERRVREETATGDPVIERAADCRYVGQSFELTVEVEGFDADALEERFHAAHDQAYGYRMDEAVELVNLRATATVPREAPRVVYGGGGDSVLGDREAYFPDTGRREATIYDRDRIAPGERVAGPAVLEQAESTTVLPPEWVGEVDSAGTLTARRED